From the Oleiphilus messinensis genome, one window contains:
- the argS gene encoding arginine--tRNA ligase, protein MNIRKILSSKVQSAMEKAGIPGEFSPNITPSKNPNFGDYQANGVMSAAKARKTNPRELATQIVAQLDLEGIADKVEIAGPGFINIHLAPAYLATSLEASLADDRLGVETAATPQTVVIDYSAPNLAKEMHVGHLRSTIIGDAQARLMTFFGHNVVRQNHIGDWGTQFGMLTAELEETLQGEGMSNFQLKDLESFYQQSKKHFDEDPEFADKARDYVVKLQGGDENVLKLWQQFIDLSLQHSEELYDKLNVSLTRNDVYGESAYNNDLPVLVKDLQDKGLVQEDNGAQVAFLDELADKEGNPSVVIVQKQGGGYLYATTDLAAIRYRVNTLNADRVLYFIDSRQSLHMKQVFTLARKAGFAPDDLELTHCAFGTMMGEDGKPFKTRSGGVVKLADLLDEAIERAGTLVADKNPDLESAERADIARKVAIGAVKYADLSKTRTNDYIFSWDAMLSFEGNTAPYLQYAYTRIQSIFRKAGVTPDSISGPIVLSAPQERALGVKLAQFEEMLDQVNREALPHLVCSYLYDLASLYMSFYEHCPVLKDNVTPEDRDSRLKLCALTAATLKIGLDLLGIEVMDIM, encoded by the coding sequence ATGAATATTCGCAAGATCCTTAGCTCCAAAGTCCAGTCCGCAATGGAAAAAGCCGGTATACCTGGCGAATTTTCCCCCAATATTACTCCCAGTAAGAACCCTAATTTCGGGGATTATCAGGCGAATGGGGTGATGTCTGCGGCAAAGGCGAGAAAAACCAATCCTCGGGAACTGGCTACCCAGATCGTCGCCCAGCTCGATCTCGAAGGTATTGCCGACAAAGTTGAAATCGCAGGTCCGGGCTTTATCAATATCCACCTTGCACCAGCCTACCTCGCCACATCACTGGAAGCGTCTCTGGCAGATGATCGTCTCGGTGTGGAAACGGCCGCGACTCCGCAAACAGTCGTAATCGATTATTCCGCCCCGAATCTGGCAAAAGAGATGCACGTTGGTCACTTACGCTCCACAATTATTGGTGACGCTCAAGCGCGCTTAATGACCTTTTTTGGTCACAACGTCGTACGCCAGAATCATATTGGTGACTGGGGAACACAATTTGGCATGCTGACCGCCGAGCTGGAAGAAACCCTGCAAGGCGAGGGCATGAGCAATTTCCAACTGAAAGACTTGGAGAGCTTCTATCAGCAATCCAAAAAACACTTTGACGAAGACCCGGAGTTTGCCGATAAAGCCCGGGATTATGTCGTTAAACTCCAGGGCGGGGATGAAAACGTACTGAAACTCTGGCAACAATTTATCGACTTGTCACTACAACACAGTGAAGAGCTGTATGACAAGCTCAACGTGTCATTGACTCGGAATGATGTGTACGGCGAAAGTGCTTACAACAATGACCTGCCTGTACTGGTAAAAGACCTGCAGGACAAGGGTCTGGTACAGGAAGACAACGGTGCACAGGTTGCTTTTCTGGATGAATTGGCCGACAAAGAAGGTAACCCTTCGGTCGTCATCGTGCAAAAACAGGGCGGTGGCTATCTCTATGCCACAACCGATCTGGCCGCCATTCGCTATCGCGTCAACACACTGAATGCGGATCGCGTTCTGTACTTTATCGATTCACGCCAGTCATTGCACATGAAACAGGTTTTTACACTGGCACGCAAAGCAGGATTCGCCCCTGACGATCTGGAACTGACCCACTGTGCTTTCGGTACGATGATGGGCGAGGATGGAAAGCCCTTTAAAACCCGTTCTGGTGGTGTCGTCAAGCTGGCAGACTTGCTGGATGAAGCCATTGAGCGGGCTGGCACGCTGGTTGCCGATAAAAATCCGGATCTGGAATCTGCGGAACGGGCCGACATTGCCCGAAAAGTCGCCATTGGTGCTGTAAAATATGCAGACCTGTCCAAAACACGGACAAACGATTATATTTTCAGCTGGGATGCCATGCTCAGCTTTGAAGGCAATACCGCGCCTTACCTACAGTATGCCTATACCCGTATCCAATCCATATTCAGAAAAGCAGGTGTGACGCCTGACAGCATCTCCGGCCCGATTGTGTTATCCGCACCACAGGAGCGGGCACTTGGGGTGAAACTCGCTCAGTTTGAGGAGATGCTGGATCAAGTCAACCGGGAAGCACTGCCCCATTTGGTGTGCAGTTATCTGTATGATCTGGCCAGTCTATATATGAGCTTCTACGAACACTGTCCGGTTCTGAAGGACAATGTGACGCCCGAAGACAGAGACAGCCGCCTGAAACTCTGCGCTCTGACCGCAGCAACGCTGAAGATCGGCCTTGACCTTCTGGGCATTGAAGTCATGGATATCATGTAA
- a CDS encoding alpha/beta fold hydrolase — translation MLCDLVEYQVLGTGLPSVIFINGFRMPYSSWDQVYPEIADTCQVLLYNRPSVGTSAETLQNQHGMQIIEDLHALCGELALPMPCVLVAHSLGGIFAQLFARHYPDAVAGAVFVDAAHPDEIAQHRKHRAPVLLHALNQGLKSLEKWFDPFKYSEDESLDLTLQQLEAAGSFPDIPIRVITGTQKLPLVPMASFALHCRYQHELVSLSTRSKQIQCTQSAHFPQLSESDKVTQAILDIIALSKGDATGT, via the coding sequence ATGCTCTGTGATTTAGTTGAGTACCAGGTTCTCGGCACCGGCTTGCCTTCAGTCATTTTTATCAATGGATTCCGTATGCCTTACTCCAGCTGGGATCAGGTCTATCCGGAAATAGCCGATACATGCCAGGTCTTGTTATATAACCGCCCAAGTGTGGGGACTTCAGCCGAGACCTTGCAGAATCAGCACGGCATGCAGATCATTGAGGATCTGCATGCGCTCTGTGGGGAATTGGCATTACCGATGCCGTGCGTGCTTGTCGCACACTCTTTGGGGGGCATATTCGCCCAACTCTTTGCCCGTCACTATCCTGATGCTGTTGCGGGGGCTGTGTTTGTGGATGCGGCCCACCCTGATGAAATTGCCCAGCACCGGAAACATCGTGCGCCTGTTTTGTTACATGCGCTAAACCAGGGCTTGAAGTCTCTGGAGAAGTGGTTTGATCCTTTTAAATACTCGGAAGATGAAAGTCTTGATTTGACCTTACAACAACTTGAGGCTGCGGGCTCGTTTCCCGATATCCCCATTCGGGTTATCACGGGAACGCAAAAGCTGCCATTAGTCCCGATGGCGTCATTTGCTCTGCATTGTCGTTATCAGCACGAGCTCGTTTCACTTTCCACTCGGAGCAAACAGATTCAGTGTACGCAAAGCGCACACTTTCCCCAGTTGTCGGAGAGCGATAAAGTCACTCAAGCAATATTGGACATTATCGCGCTCAGCAAGGGCGACGCAACGGGTACATGA
- a CDS encoding nitroreductase family protein: protein METIAAILSRRSTPKLTEPVPNDDELQLVMQCALRAPDHGRLRPWRFFAVTGDDRIKLGELYLRAAEQDNPELDESKREKLLNMPMRAPMLIIAIAEVTEDHKVPSIEQVVSVGAAVQNIQLALHDMGYGCMWRTGEMAENNYIKTAMGFSAKDEIVGFLYIGTPEQAPKEVPAPEPGDFLTRWPSH, encoded by the coding sequence GTGGAAACAATTGCAGCAATATTGTCCCGTCGCTCGACCCCGAAGTTAACCGAGCCCGTACCCAATGACGACGAACTGCAACTGGTCATGCAGTGTGCATTAAGAGCGCCTGACCACGGGCGCTTACGTCCTTGGCGATTTTTTGCCGTAACCGGCGATGATCGAATTAAATTGGGGGAGCTATACCTGCGTGCAGCCGAGCAAGACAATCCGGAACTGGATGAGAGTAAACGGGAAAAACTGCTGAATATGCCAATGCGTGCCCCGATGTTAATCATTGCCATTGCTGAAGTCACGGAAGATCACAAGGTGCCCAGTATCGAACAGGTCGTATCCGTAGGCGCGGCGGTACAAAATATTCAATTGGCGCTCCATGATATGGGCTATGGCTGTATGTGGCGCACCGGCGAAATGGCGGAGAACAACTATATTAAAACGGCGATGGGTTTTAGTGCCAAGGATGAAATCGTCGGCTTTTTATACATCGGAACGCCAGAACAAGCACCCAAAGAGGTTCCGGCCCCTGAGCCCGGCGACTTTTTGACTCGCTGGCCCAGCCATTGA
- a CDS encoding helix-turn-helix domain-containing protein — MAAFGNMLREIRKAKRLSQLDLAVESEVSTRHISFLETGRAKPSREMILHLARQLDIPFKETNMLLAAAGFAHQYRESNIADPGLANIRNALNFMLQSNEPYPAIVLDAQWNILMANQAQQRIVQKLVALGAKFPPTFNIMEHFMAEEGYRQFVTNWDEVVVILLQRMHKEHLLSARRDEPNTQLEKLLTFPGVPTDWLSRDIGDKSHPLVEVRLEIEGQALGIFSTIATFGTPLDVTLQDIRIEHYFPADENTRLFFENLTH; from the coding sequence ATGGCGGCATTTGGCAACATGTTACGGGAAATACGGAAAGCAAAGCGATTAAGCCAACTCGATCTGGCCGTTGAGTCCGAGGTCTCTACCCGCCATATCAGTTTCCTGGAAACTGGCCGGGCAAAACCCAGCCGGGAAATGATTTTACATTTGGCACGACAACTCGATATTCCATTCAAGGAAACCAATATGTTATTAGCCGCAGCGGGCTTTGCGCATCAATACCGGGAAAGTAACATTGCTGATCCGGGACTGGCCAATATCCGCAATGCACTGAATTTTATGTTGCAATCAAACGAACCCTATCCCGCCATTGTACTTGATGCCCAATGGAATATTCTAATGGCGAATCAAGCCCAACAACGCATTGTACAAAAGCTTGTCGCCCTGGGGGCCAAGTTTCCCCCCACCTTCAACATCATGGAACATTTCATGGCGGAGGAGGGATATCGACAATTTGTGACGAACTGGGATGAAGTGGTAGTCATCCTGTTACAACGCATGCACAAGGAACATCTACTCAGTGCACGGCGGGACGAGCCCAATACTCAGCTTGAAAAGCTATTAACCTTTCCCGGTGTACCAACGGATTGGCTCAGCCGGGATATTGGTGACAAATCTCACCCACTTGTTGAAGTGCGCCTGGAAATTGAGGGGCAGGCCTTGGGGATATTCTCGACCATTGCCACCTTCGGCACCCCACTGGATGTAACCTTGCAAGATATTCGCATCGAGCACTACTTTCCAGCAGATGAAAACACCCGGCTTTTTTTCGAAAACCTCACCCATTAA
- a CDS encoding methyl-accepting chemotaxis protein: MFFSKHKQQLDTMRQQMQEAQDFVDAVKAHNAVIEFLPDGTIQDANDAFLAVVGYQRNEIIGKHHRMFCSPEYANSTEYKTFWSDLNRGLFNSGSFQRMNKQGKALWLRATYFPITRDGKVYKVIKFAQDVTTNTLQRKDQEAILEALDRSLAVIEFTPTGEILHANNNFLNTVGYSLDEIKNRHHRLFCYDSFYQDHPHFWDDLAKGRFQSGKFERKHKNGSRICLEATYNPVQGPNGKVDRVIKFATDTTAQVEHDEAVHEASRIAHDTSVKTVQISVEGSGLLQNSVHISSTISGRIDEATDLIRQLHDKSGEISAIVTTISSIAEQTNLLALNAAIEAARAGEHGRGFAVVADEVRSLASRTNTSTIEIEEMVKTNEGLTEEAMNRMNDIREQAMEAGDLINKASGVIGEIRDGAENVAQTVATLAQHQN; the protein is encoded by the coding sequence ATGTTTTTTTCCAAGCATAAACAGCAATTGGACACCATGCGACAGCAAATGCAGGAGGCACAGGATTTCGTCGATGCGGTCAAAGCACATAATGCAGTCATCGAATTTTTACCTGATGGTACCATTCAGGATGCGAATGATGCTTTTCTGGCCGTCGTCGGCTATCAGCGCAACGAAATCATTGGCAAACATCACCGGATGTTTTGTTCTCCCGAGTACGCTAACAGCACGGAATATAAAACATTCTGGAGCGACTTGAATCGTGGCTTATTCAATTCCGGATCGTTCCAACGCATGAACAAACAAGGTAAAGCGCTTTGGTTACGGGCCACTTACTTCCCAATTACCCGCGATGGCAAAGTCTACAAAGTCATCAAATTTGCCCAAGACGTCACCACAAACACATTGCAACGAAAAGATCAGGAAGCCATCCTCGAAGCGCTCGATCGCTCTTTAGCAGTGATTGAATTCACCCCGACCGGGGAAATCCTCCATGCTAACAACAACTTTTTGAACACCGTCGGCTACAGCCTCGATGAAATCAAAAACCGGCACCATCGCCTGTTCTGTTATGACAGTTTCTATCAGGATCACCCTCACTTTTGGGACGATCTCGCCAAGGGGCGATTTCAATCGGGCAAATTCGAACGAAAACACAAAAATGGTTCACGCATCTGTTTGGAAGCAACCTATAACCCTGTGCAAGGACCAAATGGAAAGGTCGATCGCGTGATCAAGTTCGCAACCGATACCACGGCGCAGGTCGAACATGATGAAGCGGTACACGAAGCCTCCCGAATCGCCCATGACACCTCGGTCAAAACCGTGCAAATTTCCGTTGAAGGCTCCGGGTTACTGCAAAACAGTGTGCACATCTCAAGCACTATTTCCGGTAGAATTGATGAAGCGACCGACTTGATTCGGCAGTTACATGACAAATCGGGTGAAATCTCGGCCATCGTGACCACCATCAGCAGCATCGCCGAACAAACCAACTTACTCGCACTCAATGCGGCGATCGAAGCCGCCCGTGCCGGGGAACATGGCAGAGGCTTTGCCGTGGTTGCCGATGAAGTGCGCAGCCTTGCATCTCGCACCAATACCTCGACCATCGAGATTGAAGAGATGGTCAAAACCAATGAAGGACTGACAGAAGAAGCGATGAACCGGATGAATGATATCCGGGAACAAGCCATGGAAGCAGGAGACTTGATCAATAAAGCATCAGGTGTGATCGGCGAAATCCGTGACGGAGCTGAAAACGTTGCCCAAACCGTTGCGACTCTGGCTCAACATCAAAATTAG